The Anabaena sp. PCC 7108 region ACCAAAAAATCCCGCAGCCCCACCACCAATAACTACAATTTGTAACGGTAACAACTTCAAAAATATCTCAATAGCACCTACTTAACTAGGTTAGCTGTTATTTTCACTATTCGACCGCTTCAAAGTCTTCTTTTGCAGCACCGCAAACTGGACACACCCAATCATCGGGAATGTCTTCAAATGCTGTTCCTGGTGCTATTTCCCCATCTGGATCACCTACTTCGGGATCATATTCATATCCGCAGACGCTGCATACATATTTTGTCATTTTTGTGCGTCCTTATCCAATTATTGGTTTTCAGCTACAATTCTTTTCAATAGATTGTGAGCAAATTCTTTGATTAATTTTATATTTAAGTCAACATCTATGCTTATATCTGCTGACAGATATTAAAAACGCCACCACATCCTTTGCAGGTAACTGAAAATCCCTACTGCGATCGCTCCCAACAATAATAGCCAAATTACGCCACCGGGAATAAATGTCAGGATACCAAAGCCCCTAAGTATCCAAATAGCTATTCCCATACCTAAAAGAATGCCAAATATTTGGGTTAATTTGCGATTGATGAAAGATTGATTCACCCTATTTTCCTCTCAAATCAAACTATAAATGTAGATACAGCAGATTTCAGTCCCCAGGAGGTACAAATTTTGAGAACAAAGCCTTACATAACAGGAGTCAGAATTCAGAATTTAGGAGTAAAACCCTTTTTTAGCCTGAGTTTGATCATGAATTGATGTCCTCATCACCCTGTCCATTGCTATAAAAATCAAGTTTCAACCCTGTTACCTGTTTCTTGCTGTATGATATTAAATCTGAATGATGGCTGACAAAAAAACTCACTGTGTCGCCACCTCAGTCCTAATGATTGCCACTTGCTAGTCATTCTAGCTGTTATTTACCCTATTTTTCATTTCCAAGAGTGTTTTTACCAAAATGATTACGTAGTATCAAGAAAACTTTTTTTATGTTAAATACGTTTTGTCCATAATTCTTGATCAGAATAAACTTAAATTTTAGATCATGTCCAGAAAATCTCTAAATTGAACTGTAATTAGAATTAAGAGCAGTGAACTTGATCAAAACACAGTTTGTTGATGAGTAA contains the following coding sequences:
- the rd gene encoding rubredoxin — its product is MTKYVCSVCGYEYDPEVGDPDGEIAPGTAFEDIPDDWVCPVCGAAKEDFEAVE